One genomic window of Quercus robur chromosome 6, dhQueRobu3.1, whole genome shotgun sequence includes the following:
- the LOC126690357 gene encoding uncharacterized protein LOC126690357, with product MSVGRFPTEPGERESKRARGRVPLIGFTEEDKEGTIQPHDDALVVTLRIGGYDVRRVLVDQGSAVEVMYPDLYKGLNLKQEDLSPYNTPLLSFEGKIVIPKGMIRLPVQTDIEIVEVDFIVVDAYSPYTAIVARPWLHTLGAVSSTLHQKVKYPSEGRIKEIVGDQGMARHCMVSAIARRLSDAPSTSTGNTL from the coding sequence atgtcagtagGTAGGTTCCCGACAGAGCCAGGCGAAAGGGAATCCAAGAGGGCTAGAGGGAGAGTGCCATTAATTGGATTCACGGAAGAGGACAaggagggaactattcagccccATGACGACGCCCTAGTCGTGACactcagaataggaggttatgacgtgaggagggtgttagttgatcagggcAGCGCCGTGGAGGTGATGTACCCGGACCTATATAAAGGGCTGAATTTAAAGCAAGAGGACCTGTCGCCATACAACACTCCTCTGCTTAGCTTTGAgggaaaaatcgtcatccctAAGGGCATGATCAGattgcctgtgcaaacagacatAGAAATAGTGGAAGTAGACTTCATTGTGGTGGACGCATACTCACCCTACACGGCTATTGTggcacggccatggcttcacacgctaggggctgtgtcgtctACCCTGCACCAGAAGGTGAAGTATCCCTCAGAGGGCCGGATCAAAGAGATAGTGGGGGATCAAGGAATGGCCAGGCATTGCATGGTATCGGCCATTGCTCGACGATTAAGCGACGCGCCTTCCACTTCAACCGGGAAtaccttatag
- the LOC126689415 gene encoding FRIGIDA-like protein 4a produces MGSIPDPGELTELTPPSFDEFQRQTSLMTSCTLLWKELSDHFTSLEQNLLKKSEALRNKIQSLDQETKVSLSELEQREVTIEGSVKIALGKLGENKDAALIALRKVSGEDENGEVDDGEGLLLVLKSFCVKMDALGFWRFVTGKKKELESLRAQMPLALTECLDPARFVLESISEVFPVDKRVEKSERGNDLGWACVLVLESLIPVVVDPVIGKSRLLVTPTVKARAKRIAETWKASLEERGGIENVKTPDVHTFLQHLVTFGIVKKEDVNLYRKLVVGSAWRKQMPKLAVSLGLGDKMPDMIEELISRGQQLDAVHFTYEVGLVDKFPPVPLLKAYLKDARKAAASIMDDPNNPGRAAQLAGRKEQSALRAVIKCIEEYKLEDQFPPEHLKKRLEQLEKAKTEKRKPAAVPANKRTAAVLPANKRTRANSGGPMPPAKAGRLTNAYVSSFPAPPTIVRSPSHAQYPAGIPAYHSPPPMYGSRSPPTNPYAYSPEAAPPLVSYPVAPMNYPAYGGYGNGIAPAYQQAYYR; encoded by the exons ATGGGGTCGATCCCCGATCCAGGCGAGTTGACCGAGTTGACTCCGCCGAGTTTCGACGAGTTCCAGAGGCAAACCTCACTGATGACGAGCTGCACACTTCTCTGGAAGGAGCTCTCCGACCACTTCACTTCCTTGGAGCAGAACCTCCTGAAGAAATCTGAAGCTCTCAGGAACAAAATCCAGAGCCTGGACCAAGAAACCAAGGTTTCACTCAGCGAGCTTGAGCAGCGCGAGGTCACTATCGAAGGCAGCGTCAAGATCGCCCTCGGGAAGCTCGGGGAGAACAAGGACGCCGCTCTCATCGCTCTCCGGAAAGTCTCCGGCGAGGACGAGAACGGCGAGGTCGACGACGGCGAGGGGCTGTTGCTCGTGCTGAAGTCGTTTTGCGTGAAAATGGACGCGCTAGGGTTTTGGAGGTTTGTGACTGGGAAGAAAAAGGAGTTGGAGTCGTTGAGAGCTCAGATGCCTTTGGCTTTAACTGAGTGCCTCGATCCGGCGAGGTTCGTGCTCGAATCGATATCGGAGGTGTTTCCGGTGGACAAGAGGGTGGAGAAGAGTGAGAGAGGGAACGATTTGGGCTGGGCCTGTGTTCTGGTTCTGGAATCGCTGATACCGGTGGTGGTGGACCCGGTGATCGGAAAGTCGAGGCTGCTGGTGACGCCGACCGTGAAGGCGCGCGCGAAGAGGATCGCGGAGACGTGGAAGGCGAGCTTGGAGGAGCGCGGTGGAATCGAGAACGTGAAGACTCCGGACGTGCACACCTTCTTGCAACACTTGGTGACCTTCGGGATTGTGAAGAAGGAGGATGTCAATTTGTATCGGAAGCTCGTCGTCGGTTCGGCCTGGAGGAAGCAGATGCCTAAGCTCGCCGTTTCGCTCGGCCTCGGCGATAAAATGCCCG ATATGATTGAGGAATTAATCAGCAGGGGACAGCAGCTTGATGCTGTGCATTTTACTTATGAAGTTGGTCTTGTGGACAAATTCCCTCCTGTTCCTCTTCTGAAAGCTTATTTGAAGGATGCAAGGAAGGCTGCAGCTTCTATTATGGATGATCCCAATAATCCCGGCCGAGCTGCG CAACTAGCTGGACGTAAGGAGCAGTCAGCACTTCGGGCTGTCATCAAGTGTATTGAAGAGTACAAACTAGAGGATCAGTTCCCTCCAGAACATCTTAAGAAGCGCCTTGAACAGCTAGAGAAGGCCAAGACAGAGAAGAGAAAACCAGCAGCAGTCCCTGCCAACAAAAGAACAGCAGCAGTCCTCCCTGCCAACAAAAGAACACGAGCTAACAGCGGTGGCCCCATGCCTCCAGCCAAGGCTGGACGTTTGACAAATGCTTATGTGTCTTCCTTCCCTGCACCACCTACAATTGTTAGGTCTCCCTCTCATGCTCAGTACCCTGCTGGCATCCCCGCATACCATTCCCCACCCCCCATGTATGGCAGCAGAAGCCCACCAACAAATCCTTATGCTTACTCACCAGAAGCAGCCCCACCTCTTGTATCATACCCAGTAGCTCCCATGAACTATCCTGCATATGGAGGCTATGGCAATGGAATTGCACCAGCTTATCAGCAGGCTTACTACCGATAG